The Spiroplasma litorale nucleotide sequence AATTATTGATAGAAAATGAAGATATTCAGAGTATATTGCATATGATATGTATATTTTACCTTTAAGAATTAGAAAATACATTAATGCAATGAACTATAGATTTATTGAGACTGAAACTGCAACTCAAAAACCTGTATTTAAATTAGTAAGTCAAGAAACAAGAGTAATAACAGAAGAAATTGTAGATCAATTCCAAGATGACAGATTAAATAATCTTATTGGTCAATATAGAGGTTGTGCACCTCATGAAATTGAACAAAAACTAATTTTATTTAAAAATTTATTAGCATTTATTTATGAAGGTAAATCAATTGTAGTATCAAAATTCGGAGAAGAATTCTCAGATAATTACTATAAAGATGTTTATGCACTTGAAATTATTAAATCTGATGCAATGACAACAAAAGATAAAAAATTTGTAACTAAAGTACTTGATAATGTATTTGATATTTCAATGATAATAATATTATTAATGGCGGATTCAATGAAAACTGGTGTTTGAAAAAAAATTATCGAAAAAGAAAAACGTAGAGTTGAGTTACAAATTACAAGAAAAGCTATTGAAGATGCGAATAGAAGACTTCAAGCAATCACTCAAAAAGAAAAAGAATTACAAAAACTGGAAGCTAAAAAATAAAAATATAATAAAAAATCCGATTGAATCGGGTTTTTTTATTATATAGCTTGTTTGGTTGCGCTTAGAACAATTTCTTTTAATGAAATATCTTGTGGTAATTCATATGCGTATATTATTATTTTAGCCACTTGTTTAGATGTTAAACCATTATTTATTTTTTTCTTATTTTCAATATAACCTTTTAAAACTTCTTCATTTTTAGTGTTAATTAACAAGTTTGTATCGACAATTGCTGGTGCAATAGTCAATAAACGAACATTAAATGGTGCTAATTCCCTTCTAGCTTGCTCAGAAATTGCATGTACTGCAAACTTAGTTCCATTATATACAGTTCTATTTTCTCCGGTTCATCTTCCTGCAACTGAACTAATATTTATTATTGTTCCAGTGTTTCTATCTTTCATATCATTAATTACAATATTCATACCATTTAATACCCCATTAATATTTATATCAACCATTGCATGTTGAGTATTAATGTCTAAATTATAAATTTTATCTAATGGCATTATTCCTGCGTTATTAATTAATAGATCTACTTTTGTTTTAAAATGTTTTTCTGCTTCAACAACAGCTTGTTTAAAACTATTGTAGTCTGTAACATCAACTTTTTTACATAGTGTATTTTTAAGATTTAACTCTATTAATAATTCTTCTCTTCTTGCAAGTAAAAGTAATTTATAACCTTTTTCACTAAATTGAATTGCCAATTCTTTACCAATACCACTTGATGCTCCTGTTATTACAATTAATTTATCCATAATTTTAACTCCTT carries:
- a CDS encoding SDR family oxidoreductase, with the translated sequence MDKLIVITGASSGIGKELAIQFSEKGYKLLLLARREELLIELNLKNTLCKKVDVTDYNSFKQAVVEAEKHFKTKVDLLINNAGIMPLDKIYNLDINTQHAMVDININGVLNGMNIVINDMKDRNTGTIINISSVAGRWTGENRTVYNGTKFAVHAISEQARRELAPFNVRLLTIAPAIVDTNLLINTKNEEVLKGYIENKKKINNGLTSKQVAKIIIYAYELPQDISLKEIVLSATKQAI